Genomic segment of Panicum virgatum strain AP13 chromosome 9N, P.virgatum_v5, whole genome shotgun sequence:
CTTCGAGCACGAGTCCTTCTACCTCGACGGCTCCCTCTCGTCGCTGCTCGACCCCGCCGCGTTCCGGCGGGAGCGGTACGCGCAGTTCCGCGACATGCGCGGGATGGAGCCCGCCGAGCTCCTGGGCGTGCTCCCGACCTGCGCCTTCGGCCGCTACGCCGCGACCAAGTTCGCGGCCCTCCTCCCGCCCCGCGTGGAGGAGGCCatcctcggcgacggcgagcaccggCGGGTGGTGAACGGCGGCACGCACCCGCGGACGCCCTTCTACGGGGAGTTCCTGCGCGCGGCCAAGGCCGTGTGGATGCTGCACCTGCTGGCGTTCGCGCTGGAGCCGCCGCCCAGCCACTTCGAGGCCGGACGCGGCGCGGAGTTCCACCCGGGGTACATGGAGAGCGTGGCCGGCGCCCCAccgcgcgccggcgcgggcATGGTCGTCGGGTTCGCGGTGGCGCCCGGGTTCCGGCTGGGCAACGGCGCCGTCGTGCGCGCCCGGGTCTACCTCGTGCCGCGTGGTGGCCGACCGTGACAGGCCGATGCACGGCGCAGCGCCGCGGTCCACGGATCACCGGTCCGATCGTTCGTTGTGTGGGCGccatgctggagctggagctggagtagcTGCAGTTCTTGGTGAAGAACAGTGGTAGTGCCGTAGTGGTAGTACCGTACTACTAGCTCTGTAGACTTTCACTGATGCTCCTTAATCTAGATTGCCTTTTTCTCTCAAGTAATCAACGATGTCAAGAGGACTCGGAATTGAATGTATCATCATCGTTCGGTAATAACCAGTACCATTTCCTGATTAAAAAGTAGGTAGGAGGGTAAATAGACCATCCTGTAGCAGTGAGCAGTGACATCAAGAGACAGCCAGGGGGGCAGGGGAGATCTTGGATGTGGCCATAGGAACTCATCGTTATCTTCAAATAATTTGCTGAAGATTATGTCAGTGAATGCATGATGATGACCGGGCAAGAGCAGTTAGGGTGCAAAGAACGCATTTTTTTTATGTCTTTCTTTTCCCCTAGGATCTCATTTTCAGTACAGATCTATGGAAGCTGCCGGAAAAGATAAAGTGAAAAAGGCCGAAGCTTGTCTTGTTCGTAATCGTAAGCCTTTGGCCTAGAGTTGGGTCTCTTTCTACAAAGCAATCTCTGTTTGCCATTGTGCGAAAACCGAAGCAAGCCAGCAACGCATTGCTACATGCACAATGCATGATGATCCAAATACTCGAAGAATAAATAACCTACAGGACTGACAAAATTGAAATGTCACTTTCTACATTTAGGCCAAAATGTGAGCAATCTAGTGGAAGTCAATGGTTTCTCAAATCCAGCATCCTCAACTCTTATTTATAAACTTGCATTTTCAGTAACACCTGACCTTACACGAGGGCCTAATTTTGTGAGaataatttttgctttttctttCACCGGTTAGCCAGGTATACTCTTCTGCAAAATCAATGAAATAGGGACGTTCTGGTGCccgttcattcaaaaaaaaatcagtggaAGAGAACGCATGCTACCAGACTCAGAAGTTACTGGTCAAATTTAGACGACAGCTCATGTGCTAACTCTTTCCCTGATAACTCGCTCTTCAACAGTCCACTGTCCACCCACTGAAGTCCCTGCTTCATTCACCCCAATCTCCAGCTGGAGACCTTGAGTGTTGTTAAAAGCTATCGATATTGTGATCCACAAACACAAGATGCCTGCTCGGACATTAAACAAAAAGTGAGAAACTGCTCTCCTGCAGCTAAAGTATGAAGGAGCTAAAATATTATCATAATGAGAAGAAGTTTGATATATGATGGAATCCTGAAGTTTTATTACTTATACGAActtgcagaaaaaaaaaagacttgtATGGTGTTAAATGGACGTTCACTTAAATGGCGGAGCGCAAATCAGAGCAGTGCAATAACAATGAATGCAGGTTCTAtcatagtactccctccgttctaaattgtagatcgttttgacaaatctagatgcataatttttgctatgcatctagataaatACTATGTCTATATACATGacaaaaattatgtatctagatttgccaaaacgacctacaatttagAACGGAGAGAGTACATTCTTTGCCCAACAGGTGAGAAAACATGCTCCATATCTACCATTTCTTCTGCTATCCTATTTATGTAACTTCAACAGCTAGATGTCCCCTTCTGATCACTTCTACAGGCATAAATGTTTATCAAAGTCAGAAATGAGGATTTAGAGGAGTTTTCAGACCTCATAATTTACTGTCATTGTTGTCCGCTTCAACCAACTCAATTTGATCAAAATCTAGATCCACGAAGCTCTCTTTCCCGAAAAGTGTCACCTGGACAGTGGCCTGTGAAAGCTAACACTTCTTAGATAGCCAAACAATACCAGAAGGCATTGGAAAATAATCGTACAACTAGTTTACTAAGATTAATATCTAATTGCCCCAACCTTCCTGTTTTTGAGATTCACTTCCAGGATTGAACCAATGAAGTCCTCAAAAGGCCCAGAGAGAACATGGACAGTAGCACCAGCTGAAAAAGCTCGCTGGCTGGTGCCACCTTTTGAGGGTGACTTCTTAAACTGCTTCTTGATCTTATTCATTAACATAAGTTCAGATTTTTCAACAGGTTTACTGAATGACTCAACATTTGCCATGTTCTCCATTCCTTCAAATTCTCTATCAACTTTCTCTTGttcctccttttcttctctGATAATTGATTCAACTTCTTCAATTGGAATTGGTTTTGGCTTTTTAATCTGCCTTTTGCTGCATAGTGAGAATATTACTATATTAGTACCAGGGCAGGTACAAGAAATGCAAATCGAAATAACTTATAAATAGAATAGACTACAAGGAGATATGATCATTATAACAGTATATAGATGTTGTGATCATCATTTTCCTTGTAAAGGAATATCCCTATCTTCATAGAAGCTTTTAGTTTTCAGGAAACGCTTAGTTGAGCATGTTGGTCACTAGCTAGGTTGAAGGATATTTGTGCAATTAAGTCTGGCAAATAATGTCCATACCCAGAGCAAACGTTAAGGATTCAAGTCTTCCTCACAAAAGTTAGAAGCTGAGATGCTATCTAAGGTCAAGTACTCTAGTGTATAATCAACAACTGAATATTTCCAGCAAAGAATATGAAGGCAGCCACCTAAAAACAAGGACCATAGCTATGAAAACTAACAATGTGTCAACAAAAAAGAACAAAGGCCAATGAATGGAAAAGACCCAGGGAAGAACTCACATTGAACCAACTGTAGCCCCAATAAAGCCATAACAACCTTCGGTGTCCCTGATGAAGTCATGTAGCTCCTTGTTTAAGGTGCAATGCAAAAAGACCAACCCAGGATGCAAAGGCTTCGATTTGACACTGATTGTGCCACTCTTCAATCTCCTCTTGACTTGGATGGATGGATTATAAATCTGCGAATAACCCAGTACGAAACTATAACAGTCGCACGACTACTGTGCTGTGATGTTGCTCCTAACTCCTAAAATAATTAATTGGTACGAACATGATGCGACAAACTGACAGCCTAAAATCACGCCAAGTGTTGGGCAAAATGCTCGTGCGAGCCGTCCTTGATTAGAGGCAGCTACAACACAATCAAACTAACAAAACTAACGAATGAGCAAGAGCGAGAGATGAAGTGAAACCTTGAAGGGAACTTCGGGGAAGCGTCGTGAGATGGCCTTGGTGAGGAGGTCGACGTAGTCGGTGCCGGGCGCCATGGAGACGCGCACGAGCCACCACTGCGGCCCCAGCTCGGCGAGGAGGTCGAGGTTGAGCTCCTCCCGCCACGACCTCTTTGGCGGCTtcttccaccgccgcgccggctcGTGGATGAGCCGTTCCTGCACCTCCTCCTTCCAGTCCGTCGCCCGCAGCTCCCGCCGCTCCCTCTTCTGTAGCCGCCTCTCCCGCGCCGTCAGCTCGCCCCCACCCCCATCCGCGGAAGCCGAAGCCGATAAGGTCATTGACACGGGAAGCGGAGACGATGACacgagtgccgccgccgcgagggagCAGCGGCCCGCCGGGAGGCGGAACAGCAGCGGATAAGCCAAGCTCATGGCGAACAGCCTCAGAGGCGAGCAGCTTGAAACAAGACGATTAAAACGTACTGGGCTCACAGGTGGGCCCCTGTTGTCGATGAGGCCCATTCAGATGCAGCCCACTTTGGAAGTGGGCCTCTCTGGGTTGGGTCTCTCCCCTCTCCGTCTCCGCCCTCTCCTTCCACCGGCGGCCCCCTCCGCGGAGGAAGAGCAAAGGGATAAAGCCCTAGAGTTTGGCGAGGGAGGGCGGAGCCGCGGCTGCTGGTCGGTGGTCGCTACATCGGatctccccgccgccgtcgcttgaACCTAGGCCTTTGTTCTCCTTCCCCGTAAGCTTCCGCTTCTCCTCCTCTTGGTTCTCTACTACGACTTCTTAGGATGATTTGTTTTCCTTCGGAGTTTGAGCTCTGTGCTTCTTCTTGCCTCTGTCCTTTGCAGGTGAGGTGCCGCAATGGCCGCGAAAGGCTCCTCATCCAACATGGAGAAGGAGCAGGTGTGCTCACGCACATTTCTTCCCGTTTTCGGCTTTTGGTAGGCGGATTTGTTGCTTTTGCTGAGGTGGGTGATGTGCGCCTTTGACTGGACAGATGTTTTGGATGGCGGAGAAGGAGATGGAGTACAGGGTTGATCTCTTCAATAGGTTAGTAATATCCTCCTTTTTCTTGCCTGAGATCACTAATCTCACAAGGATTAGACCAGAGCTTGTAGCTAGCCGCGTGGTTGCAATTCGAGAACATTTCCTCGAGAAAGAGGAGTTGTGCTCGAGTTACAGTGAACTCAGGCTCCTTGCATTACAAACTGGTATCGATAGTGCAATATGGCAGAAAGTTATAATCCTGGTCACTATAAGCCTGTCTTGGAATTTTCAAGCTAGTCTTTTGTATGATATTGATATGTCTGGCTTCATATGCTCAGCCCTTCTTTGGCACCTGATACCAATTGTCATAAGAATATGCACTGAAACAAGTGAGATGAGATATTTAAATACTTATTGCCTCCTAAGTCCTAATTAGTCCAGCGATAAAGAGAAAAGAGTTCGTATGTCTAGGCTGGTGTTAGTAAAACAGCATAGATATGCTTATGCTTATCGTTATTAATAGTACAATCTATTGTTTCCTCATCATTCTGGACTAACTGAAGGAATTGAATATGTTTCCAAGAAAAGCAGAATAGGATATATTTTCCTACATAATGTGTTCCTAGTTCGATTAGGCTTGTATCTTCCAAAGACGCTCTTATCTGGACTATTAATGTACATAGAGTTTTCCTGGATCTCTGAAATGTCTGCCATGTTTATGGTACTTAACAATTTAATACTTAACATCTCTACTCTTATATCGCTCTTCTCAATCTAGCCCTTTTACAGGTGGAATCATGTAGggtttcctttttattttactTGTTCTGATAGTGGCATTTTGCTTTATGCAGACTTACACAGACCTGCTTCGACAAGTGCGTTGAGAAAAGGTACAGATATAATCAGCTTATGTTTTGCATAACTAGAAACTTTTGAAACACTATTTGTAGTCTTGTTATGGCATCCTTATTTCATTTGTAACGGATAACCTTCTCATCAAAAATTTTGTATTTATGTATGGGTAATCATATAGCTTAACTAGATGAACAAGGTAGTGTATTGCAATGTTACATGTCAAGCATGGAACTTCTTATGGCAAGTTGTAAGAAGGATCTATCATCTGTTAGATTTAAATATGTGTTTTTTTTCCGgggatttattttatttcaggtatAAAGAAACTGAGCTCAATATGGGTGAGAACAGTTGCATCGATCGATGTGTTTCCAAGTACTGGCAGGCAAGTTTGTTAATACCATTTCTCTTTGTGGATCCTTTTTATACTTATTCAATTGCTTAAAGGGTTTATAGCTAGAATTGGAGCATAAGCATGACTGTGCTTATTAAATTTGTGAAAAGTGTCCTTGATGCTGTCTTCTGCTCTTCCCTACTTTTGACTTTGGAAAACAATGATGTATTTCTAGTGCTCCTTCTTACTGCGAACAAAGATAATTTGTGATCTCCATCCAGAGGAAACTGAACATATATGATTAGTATATTCTTTTTGCTGTTATAACTTTCATGCCACAACCTACAGTCTAAATCTGTTTGAGAAATATGCAGCATTATGATTTTATATGTATCTGCTATAACGGTTGCTCGTTATGGTCCCAGCATAACAACAACATAGTTGTCAGTCCACTGTTTTCCTTGTTGATATGCTGGCTATAATGTTTTGTTTGATAGTTGTTACGTGCTAGTTTGTTTCTATTGATTGTGAGTAGTTAATGTCACGGCATTTTAATCTGTCTTTCGGGCATTCTTTCAGGTGTCAAACATAGTTGGTCAGATGCTTGGGAACCGGCCTCAGATGTGACCTGGGAAGCACTAGTTGCATTTTTGTAGCATAATCTGTCGCTCTGTTTCCCCATTTTGGTTGGTTTTACAATGTGGCCACCTGCTAGTAAGTGCTCCAATACAGCACCAGTGACTTGCTAATTCATGGACCGCCCAAAAGGAAATCCCAATGTCTTGCACTTTCCAGGGATGTGCCTTGTCTATGAATCATGAACAGCGAACATGCTTGTAATAATTTGATACAGCTCGAGAGAACAATTCTGTTGCTAAAGTTGCACCTGTCTGGTAGTTGAACTATTGTATCGATGCATTTGGACTGACATAGCTGGTGGATTCGACTTTTGCTTGCTCGAGTCATTGCAGTTTGATGTGCTTAGAGTATACTAACATTTCTGTATAATCCATATTAGACATGCATTTGAAGATATCGTAGTTCAAACTAAATTTGGTCCCTCGCAAGAAAACAGGGTCAGACTGCACTTTCCACTCAGACACGAAAATTCCTCAGGTTCATATTAGTTACCGTTCTAGTTTTGACCTATGTCAGACTATATATAGTAACACCATAAGAAATACTTCAATGATGCATGATTCACATGTTGAAGGATACATATTTCAAGGAATTGATGTTTAAAGATAGATATGACGACTTTTGTAAAGCTAGAATGTCAACTAATTTGGAAACCGAATAGTTCATTTCAAGTGTcatattcaaaatttaaaaaacaGAGGGAGGATATTCATTTGTTGATCTAATTTGGTTTGAGAAATGATGGAACGGTGAACGCACCATCTAATCACTTGGTTAGAAAAACTCCAGAAATATCATCAGCTAACAAAAAAAAGGACTCTAGGATAACAAACTCATTTAACAGCAGCAGCACACAAAATGGAGCATGCACCATACACGACACGAAGACTATATCTACGTCGCATAGATAATGCTTACACACATAATGCAACCAGCTGCCTGATGTTGCTATAATGGGTAACAGATGCCATAGAGGATCAACCATACTTGAAGATGCCTGATTTTTTTCCCCGAAGAGGCCTGATATTCTGTTCTGCCCATCCATGGCTATTGAAAAACCGACTATCAAgcaaaaaaacaaatatccagCACTTATGCCTGACGGATCAAATATCTCAAGTTTTAAACCTGATAAAAATTCGAAAGTTTGTATATACATGAATCTGttgaaataaaatgaaaattttgTCACTTTACAATCTCAGCATCAACAGAATGCTATCGCGATACTAGTTGCCCATTTCCGTATTCATGAATATGGAGGTGTAATAACAGCCAACCTAGGAGTTTTTTGGAAATACCGATACATGTTAGGGAATACCAAAAATAGCCCTACTGGCGGCAAAGCATTGGAGCAGGCACCCAAAATGCAGGCGATATAAGTACAAGCAGAGAGAGCATCACACATTCAGGGCGGCTATACATTTGTAGCTCTACTATTTCTTTCAGCTTCCAACACAGTGCCTTTCTTTAGCGCTTCATTGCTTTCTGCCTCCCTTCCCAGGCTATGGAGTGCCAACGCCTGCAGATAGTGTCCCATTGGCCACCCAGGTGCAATGTCCTCAACCCTCTTTGCATCCTCTAGGCCTTCCTGCAACTTGCCAGCCACTACATATGCGAAGCACCGTCGCGCCAGCATTGTTGGAACCACCGCTGCACCTGAGTCAAGGAACTACCAAACATACAATACCGTAGATCAATTGCCAGAAGATAGTAAAGAAAAAACATAGCAATTTAACATAGTCCAGCAATACATGATATGTGTTACTACCATATTTCAGGCACAGCACGGTACATCCAGCATTCAGAGTTTGAAGTTTAGATTATCATTAGAGTTGGAAATAAATCAAGATTCAAGCACCTGTAAGACAGCATTctaatttgcaaaaaaaaccccAAAGACTAGCTAACCTAACTAGGTAAAACGAAAACATTTTGGGCTTCAAACTCACAACAGCAAGACTAATCTATATTGACTAAACACAATAAAGTAGCAAATGTATTGATTTGAATTGGACAAAAAGTACAGATAGGAGAATTATATGTGCGCATCACATGATAATATAGCATACCCTTGAGTAACACTGGACGGCAGTTGCAAAATCCTTGGACTTGAAGGCATTGTCGGCATGCCTCTTGACGACGAAGCTC
This window contains:
- the LOC120691049 gene encoding transcription termination/antitermination protein NusG-like; translated protein: MGLIDNRGPPVSPVRFNRLVSSCSPLRLFAMSLAYPLLFRLPAGRCSLAAAALVSSSPLPVSMTLSASASADGGGGELTARERRLQKRERRELRATDWKEEVQERLIHEPARRWKKPPKRSWREELNLDLLAELGPQWWLVRVSMAPGTDYVDLLTKAISRRFPEVPFKIYNPSIQVKRRLKSGTISVKSKPLHPGLVFLHCTLNKELHDFIRDTEGCYGFIGATVGSIKRQIKKPKPIPIEEVESIIREEKEEQEKVDREFEGMENMANVESFSKPVEKSELMLMNKIKKQFKKSPSKGGTSQRAFSAGATVHVLSGPFEDFIGSILEVNLKNRKATVQVTLFGKESFVDLDFDQIELVEADNNDSKL
- the LOC120691051 gene encoding mitochondrial import inner membrane translocase subunit TIM10-like; translation: MAAKGSSSNMEKEQMFWMAEKEMEYRVDLFNRLTQTCFDKCVEKRYKETELNMGENSCIDRCVSKYWQVSNIVGQMLGNRPQM